Proteins from one Pseudarthrobacter sp. BIM B-2242 genomic window:
- a CDS encoding SDR family NAD(P)-dependent oxidoreductase, whose amino-acid sequence MTTIQRTAVLTGATSERGIGITTARRYASQGWGVVILDLDGEKSAKVAAEIGNEFNVPAFGHEIDVANEGSVTAAYAAVKKEIDAGILPPVGALANIAGITSPVPFLETTLELWHKVMDVNATGTYLVTKAFLPDMIENGWGRIVNMSSVSAQRGGGVFGKVPYSAAKAAILGFTKALARELGTAGVTVNAITPGAVDTNIRVGSTEEQEAAINAGIPLGRNATTEEVAAVITFLSSEESAYLTGTTIDINGGSHIH is encoded by the coding sequence ATGACCACCATCCAGCGCACCGCCGTCCTCACCGGAGCAACCTCCGAGCGGGGCATCGGCATCACCACCGCCCGCCGCTACGCCAGCCAGGGCTGGGGTGTGGTGATCCTGGACCTCGATGGCGAGAAGTCCGCCAAGGTCGCCGCCGAAATCGGCAACGAATTCAACGTGCCGGCGTTCGGCCACGAGATCGACGTGGCCAACGAGGGCTCCGTCACCGCCGCCTACGCTGCCGTCAAGAAGGAAATCGACGCCGGCATCCTTCCCCCGGTGGGCGCCCTTGCCAACATCGCCGGCATCACCTCGCCGGTCCCGTTCCTCGAGACCACGCTTGAGCTCTGGCACAAGGTGATGGACGTCAACGCCACCGGCACCTACCTGGTGACCAAGGCGTTCCTGCCGGACATGATCGAGAACGGCTGGGGCCGGATCGTGAACATGTCCTCCGTCTCCGCCCAGCGCGGCGGCGGCGTCTTCGGCAAGGTCCCCTACTCCGCCGCGAAGGCCGCCATCCTCGGCTTCACCAAGGCACTGGCCCGCGAACTCGGCACCGCAGGGGTCACGGTCAACGCCATCACCCCCGGCGCCGTGGACACCAACATCCGTGTGGGCAGCACCGAGGAGCAGGAAGCCGCCATCAACGCCGGCATCCCCCTGGGCCGCAACGCCACCACCGAGGAAGTGGCCGCCGTCATCACCTTCCTGTCCTCCGAGGAATCCGCGTACCTCACCGGCACCACCATCGACATCAACGGCGGAAGCCACATCCACTAG
- a CDS encoding sugar phosphate isomerase/epimerase, whose protein sequence is MFNSRLGCSSISFRHQDLPAALRTISGLGFEEIDLGALPGVCDHVPYNLDAAAVTAVTAEVATSGLRVRSVNGDIGDLNAVLDAGASEARERHLEALLTLTRNTGAKALVLPCGALNHNPVRSPDEDLDLIAAQLTHAGQRAAEFGVELWTESLHFLRFCWNLERAELLARRLAGTGVGIVMDFSHIVAAGEDPLQYLERHQGRISHVHLRDAVPGNINLSIGNGQTDFAAGLRALAVQGYAGHFSLELETRDVTHDERPAAAAKAASFITDLI, encoded by the coding sequence ATGTTCAACTCCCGACTCGGCTGCTCGTCCATCAGCTTCAGGCATCAGGACCTGCCGGCCGCCCTGCGGACCATCAGCGGCCTGGGCTTCGAAGAAATCGACCTCGGGGCCCTCCCGGGTGTGTGCGACCACGTGCCGTACAACCTTGACGCAGCCGCGGTTACCGCGGTAACCGCGGAGGTGGCCACTTCCGGCCTACGGGTCCGTTCAGTCAACGGGGACATCGGCGACCTCAATGCAGTGCTCGACGCCGGCGCAAGCGAAGCGCGCGAACGGCACCTCGAGGCGCTGCTTACCCTCACCCGTAACACCGGTGCCAAAGCGCTGGTCCTCCCGTGCGGCGCACTAAACCACAACCCGGTGCGGAGTCCCGACGAGGACCTGGACCTCATCGCCGCCCAGCTGACCCACGCCGGACAGCGTGCGGCAGAGTTCGGCGTCGAGCTCTGGACCGAATCCCTGCACTTCCTCCGGTTCTGCTGGAACCTGGAACGCGCGGAACTGCTGGCCCGGCGGCTGGCCGGGACCGGCGTCGGCATCGTTATGGACTTCAGCCATATTGTTGCCGCCGGCGAAGACCCGCTGCAGTACCTCGAACGCCACCAGGGCCGGATCTCCCACGTCCACCTGCGGGACGCCGTGCCGGGAAACATCAACCTCAGCATCGGCAACGGGCAGACGGACTTCGCCGCCGGGCTCCGCGCCCTCGCCGTCCAAGGCTATGCGGGCCACTTCTCGCTCGAACTCGAAACCCGGGACGTCACCCACGACGAACGCCCCGCCGCCGCAGCCAAAGCGGCAAGCTTCATCACCGACCTCATCTGA
- a CDS encoding MFS transporter encodes MSNEALKMRGHVHGTKDAKRVAIGSGVGAVIETYDFIGFGTAAALYFGTAFFPTGDPVTGTLAAFATLGVGFAARPIGGIIGGHLGDKVGRKPVLVASLILMGVATFLIGLLPTYEQVGLLAPALLVFVRVVQGLAFGAEWGGAILMSYEHAPWKSKGKYTGIVQAGFPVGLLLANLVFLVSVNLGGELAWRVPFLASIVLVAVGLIIRSKVPESPVFDEVKDSGSIVKNPIIEVIKTDWRSIVRGIGLRIAETAGYAVSITYMISYLHTQQLADKTQTLVALCIASFIGIFATMAWARLTDRIGRRPLYIWSTAFALLFGIPMFLLVNTGMFIFVIATIVISYAVCQNSLAGAQGPWFPELFQAKTRSSGASLAYQISAMVSGFTPFITTLLFVALGWMGPALLFSLYAAIGLWAALVTRETWGKRERQLADEATKSTPQSVNV; translated from the coding sequence ATGAGCAATGAAGCTCTGAAAATGCGCGGCCACGTGCATGGCACCAAGGACGCCAAGCGCGTTGCTATCGGCTCCGGTGTTGGCGCCGTTATTGAGACATATGACTTCATCGGCTTCGGTACGGCCGCTGCCCTGTACTTCGGTACGGCGTTCTTCCCCACCGGCGATCCGGTCACGGGAACCCTTGCCGCCTTCGCCACCCTCGGCGTCGGCTTCGCTGCCCGCCCCATCGGCGGCATCATCGGTGGTCACCTCGGCGACAAGGTGGGCCGCAAGCCCGTCCTGGTAGCCTCCCTGATCCTCATGGGTGTGGCCACCTTCCTCATCGGCCTCCTGCCCACCTACGAGCAGGTTGGCCTGCTGGCTCCGGCCCTTCTGGTCTTCGTCCGAGTGGTCCAGGGCCTGGCCTTCGGCGCTGAATGGGGCGGCGCCATCCTGATGAGCTACGAGCACGCACCCTGGAAGTCCAAGGGTAAGTACACCGGCATCGTCCAGGCCGGCTTCCCCGTCGGCCTGCTCCTGGCGAACCTCGTTTTCCTCGTCAGCGTGAACCTCGGCGGTGAACTCGCCTGGCGCGTCCCGTTCCTGGCCAGCATCGTGCTGGTGGCAGTTGGCCTGATCATCCGCTCAAAGGTCCCCGAGTCCCCCGTATTCGATGAGGTCAAGGACAGCGGCTCGATCGTCAAGAACCCCATCATCGAGGTCATCAAGACCGACTGGCGCAGCATCGTCCGCGGCATCGGCCTGCGCATCGCCGAGACGGCCGGCTACGCCGTCTCCATCACGTACATGATTTCCTACCTGCACACCCAGCAGCTCGCTGACAAGACCCAGACCCTTGTGGCCCTCTGCATCGCGTCCTTCATCGGTATTTTCGCCACCATGGCGTGGGCACGGCTCACGGACAGGATCGGCCGCCGGCCGCTGTACATCTGGTCCACCGCCTTCGCCCTGCTCTTCGGCATCCCGATGTTCCTGCTGGTGAACACCGGCATGTTCATCTTCGTCATCGCCACCATCGTCATCTCCTACGCCGTCTGCCAGAACTCCCTGGCCGGCGCCCAGGGCCCGTGGTTCCCCGAACTGTTCCAGGCCAAGACCCGCTCCTCCGGCGCCTCGCTGGCCTACCAGATCTCCGCCATGGTCTCCGGCTTCACCCCCTTCATCACCACCCTGCTGTTCGTGGCCCTCGGCTGGATGGGCCCGGCCCTGCTCTTCAGCCTCTACGCAGCGATCGGCCTCTGGGCCGCCCTCGTCACCCGGGAAACCTGGGGCAAGCGCGAACGCCAGCTGGCAGATGAGGCCACCAAAAGCACCCCCCAGTCGGTGAACGTCTGA
- a CDS encoding transketolase, with translation MPQETASERLERVSAAAYRIRHHALNMGEVQGQGYVGQALGAADMLAVVYADQLRYRAEDPEWEARDRFLLSTGHYAIGHYAALAEAGIVPVSELETYGSDDSRLPMSGMSTYTPGMEISGGSLGHGLTIAVGMALGLRYQNSDARIYNFLSDGELDEGSTWEAAMGAHHHQLGNLTAMVDINALQADGKTDTVLRTEPVTEKWESFGWYTQRVDGNDVGALLAAFDNAAAQAAAVGRPSVILCDTKVGRGVTLVEEREKAHFMRIEEHEWQTCRGQLTAGYEGKASA, from the coding sequence ATGCCCCAGGAAACTGCTTCAGAACGCCTCGAACGCGTCAGTGCCGCGGCGTACCGGATCCGCCACCACGCCCTGAACATGGGCGAGGTCCAGGGCCAGGGCTACGTGGGCCAGGCCCTCGGCGCCGCGGACATGCTGGCCGTGGTTTACGCGGACCAGCTCCGCTACCGCGCCGAGGATCCAGAATGGGAGGCCCGGGACCGGTTCCTGCTCTCCACCGGCCACTACGCAATCGGCCACTACGCCGCCCTGGCCGAAGCCGGCATCGTCCCCGTCTCCGAACTGGAAACCTACGGATCAGACGACTCCCGCCTCCCGATGTCCGGGATGTCCACCTACACCCCCGGCATGGAAATCTCCGGCGGCTCCCTGGGCCACGGCCTCACCATCGCCGTGGGCATGGCCCTGGGCCTCCGCTACCAGAACTCCGACGCGAGGATCTACAACTTCCTCTCCGACGGCGAACTCGACGAAGGCTCCACCTGGGAAGCGGCCATGGGCGCCCACCACCACCAACTCGGCAACCTCACCGCCATGGTGGACATCAACGCCCTCCAGGCCGACGGCAAAACCGACACCGTGCTCCGCACCGAACCCGTCACCGAAAAATGGGAATCCTTCGGCTGGTACACCCAGCGCGTGGACGGGAACGACGTCGGTGCGTTGCTCGCAGCGTTCGATAACGCAGCTGCCCAAGCCGCCGCCGTCGGCCGTCCCTCCGTGATCCTGTGCGACACGAAGGTGGGACGCGGCGTGACCCTGGTGGAGGAACGCGAAAAGGCGCACTTCATGCGCATCGAAGAACACGAATGGCAGACCTGCCGCGGACAACTCACCGCAGGATACGAAGGAAAGGCTTCAGCATGA
- a CDS encoding transketolase family protein has product MSTAAVTKPKLKTSAMIASFADPGQKTASAPFGHALVKAAQENDKIVGLTADLGKYTDMHIFAQAYPERFFQMGMAEQLLFGAAAGLAETGLVPFASTYSVFAARRAYDFLCLDSAEPNLNVNIVGGLPGLTTGYGPSHQATEDMAIFRGMPNLTIVDPCDSIDIEQAVPQLAASEGPTYLRLLRGNVPTVLDEYGYTFELGKAKVLRGGNDVLFISSGLMTMRALQAAKALAEHNVDVAVVHTPTIKPFDAETVLAEINTDRLAVTLENHSVIGGLFETVASAVVTAGLGNRVVPVALPDEFLDAGALPTLHDRYGLTVQKIVAKVLAELK; this is encoded by the coding sequence ATGAGCACCGCAGCCGTCACCAAGCCGAAGCTGAAGACCTCGGCGATGATCGCCTCCTTCGCGGATCCCGGCCAGAAGACCGCGTCCGCACCGTTCGGCCATGCCTTGGTCAAAGCAGCGCAGGAGAACGACAAGATCGTTGGGCTCACTGCGGACCTGGGCAAATACACCGACATGCACATCTTTGCCCAGGCCTACCCGGAGCGGTTCTTCCAGATGGGCATGGCCGAACAGCTGCTCTTCGGTGCCGCCGCCGGCCTCGCCGAAACCGGCCTGGTCCCGTTCGCGTCCACCTACTCCGTGTTCGCGGCCCGCCGGGCCTACGACTTCCTCTGCCTCGATTCCGCCGAGCCGAACCTGAACGTGAACATCGTGGGCGGCCTCCCCGGCCTGACCACCGGCTACGGCCCCAGCCACCAGGCCACCGAGGACATGGCGATCTTCCGCGGCATGCCGAACCTGACCATCGTGGACCCCTGCGACTCGATCGACATCGAACAGGCCGTCCCCCAGCTCGCAGCCTCCGAAGGACCCACCTACCTCCGGCTGCTCCGCGGCAACGTGCCCACCGTCCTGGACGAGTACGGCTACACCTTCGAACTGGGCAAAGCCAAGGTCCTGCGCGGCGGCAACGACGTGCTGTTCATCTCCTCCGGACTGATGACCATGCGCGCCCTGCAGGCGGCCAAGGCCCTGGCCGAGCACAACGTGGACGTCGCGGTGGTCCATACGCCGACGATCAAGCCGTTCGACGCCGAGACCGTCCTGGCTGAAATCAACACCGACCGGCTCGCCGTCACCCTGGAAAACCACAGCGTGATCGGCGGCCTCTTCGAAACCGTCGCCTCCGCCGTTGTCACCGCCGGACTCGGCAATCGCGTCGTGCCGGTGGCACTGCCGGACGAATTCCTCGACGCCGGTGCGCTGCCCACACTGCACGACCGTTACGGACTCACCGTCCAGAAGATCGTGGCGAAGGTACTTGCCGAACTGAAGTAG
- a CDS encoding GntR family transcriptional regulator has translation MAGATAPLLGLQKKSLREQALAALRAAITSGELEPGRHLVETELSEMLQISRGTLREALRQLEQEGLLSAGPRGRLSVRHLDAKEIRDIYSVRAALESLAARTLCELPDRQHVISSLKTAIEAMAAAEKSSMQDRVESDLEFHRTMCRLTGNETLLHSWEALEGSIRMSIMFAGQEKGVRNMSVDRHYDIVAAIETGDATLARNTIREHMDTAAANLVA, from the coding sequence ATGGCCGGAGCAACAGCACCGCTGCTGGGACTGCAGAAGAAGAGCCTGCGCGAGCAGGCACTTGCCGCGTTGCGCGCCGCCATCACCAGCGGGGAGCTGGAACCGGGGCGGCACCTTGTGGAAACCGAACTGTCCGAGATGCTCCAGATCAGCCGCGGCACCCTCCGGGAAGCGCTGCGCCAGCTGGAACAGGAAGGCCTGCTCTCAGCCGGACCCAGAGGCCGCCTGTCCGTCCGGCACCTTGATGCCAAGGAAATCCGTGACATTTACTCCGTCCGGGCCGCGCTGGAATCGCTGGCTGCGCGCACCCTCTGCGAACTCCCGGACCGCCAGCACGTCATCAGCTCCCTGAAGACCGCTATTGAAGCCATGGCCGCTGCCGAGAAATCCAGCATGCAGGACCGGGTTGAATCGGACCTGGAATTCCACCGGACCATGTGCCGGCTCACCGGCAACGAGACACTGCTGCATTCCTGGGAGGCCCTGGAGGGGTCCATCCGGATGTCCATCATGTTCGCGGGCCAGGAAAAAGGTGTACGAAACATGAGTGTGGACCGGCACTACGACATCGTGGCAGCGATCGAGACCGGCGACGCCACGTTGGCCCGGAATACGATCCGCGAACACATGGACACTGCTGCCGCGAACCTGGTGGCGTAG
- a CDS encoding RNA-binding S4 domain-containing protein codes for MTSLPASPASVRLDAWLWAIRAYKTRSAATAACRAGHVRLNGSPAKASATLVTGETVTIRMSGFERILEVRRLIAKRVGAEAASHCFTDHTPPRPVAPALGLPQRDRGAGRPTKKDRREMERLKGS; via the coding sequence ATGACCAGCCTTCCCGCCTCCCCCGCCAGCGTCCGTCTCGACGCGTGGCTGTGGGCGATCCGCGCGTACAAAACCCGTTCCGCAGCCACGGCCGCGTGCCGGGCCGGGCACGTGCGGCTTAACGGCAGCCCTGCGAAGGCATCGGCCACGCTTGTCACCGGCGAGACCGTCACCATTCGCATGTCCGGCTTTGAACGCATCCTCGAGGTCCGCCGCCTGATCGCCAAACGCGTGGGGGCGGAGGCGGCATCGCACTGCTTCACCGACCACACCCCGCCCAGGCCCGTGGCGCCGGCACTGGGTCTCCCGCAGCGGGACCGTGGCGCGGGACGGCCCACCAAAAAGGACCGGCGGGAGATGGAACGGCTCAAAGGTTCTTAG
- a CDS encoding uracil-DNA glycosylase, with protein sequence MTIDWDEKKALLQEPNIAAVTQLCDELMEKKPGSVVPYIDPVHDEDECRIVSLHVSPGKGTESGFVSHFNDDEAARRATQIYELAELDPRYVMPWNAYPWVRDPELPSALNVQEKTDGLRPFRQFLKINRRVSAVIAHGTDASTFLTLFEKTYHSSLKNSGIKIYKASALGGRAFAVSEAKQEDLLAKSVEVYKDAMQRAGIQHL encoded by the coding sequence GTGACGATTGACTGGGACGAAAAAAAGGCCCTGCTACAGGAACCAAACATCGCGGCTGTAACGCAGCTCTGCGATGAACTCATGGAAAAGAAGCCAGGGTCCGTCGTCCCGTACATCGACCCCGTGCATGACGAGGACGAATGCCGGATCGTCAGCCTCCATGTGAGCCCCGGCAAGGGCACTGAATCGGGGTTTGTCTCCCACTTCAACGATGACGAGGCAGCCCGCCGCGCCACCCAGATCTACGAACTCGCGGAACTCGATCCGCGGTACGTCATGCCGTGGAACGCCTACCCGTGGGTCCGCGATCCGGAACTGCCCTCGGCCCTGAACGTCCAGGAAAAAACCGATGGCCTGCGTCCGTTCCGGCAGTTCCTGAAAATCAACCGCCGCGTCTCCGCAGTCATTGCGCACGGCACGGATGCGTCCACGTTCCTCACCCTGTTCGAGAAGACCTACCACTCTTCACTGAAGAACAGCGGCATCAAGATCTATAAGGCCAGCGCGCTCGGCGGGCGGGCCTTTGCTGTTTCCGAAGCGAAACAGGAGGATCTGCTGGCCAAGAGCGTGGAAGTATACAAGGACGCCATGCAGCGGGCGGGCATCCAGCACCTTTAG
- a CDS encoding type II toxin-antitoxin system HipA family toxin, translating into MKHRVADIYKAGVLAARLERHDGGTRFSYLPAYLQSGGPAVASSLPLTSEPVLSAAGAAPPYFTGLLPEGRRLNALRRSIKTSADDDLSLLIAAGGNPVGDVQIVGHGEPLDPDEHAVELDPKLPMDFDQLLGDPDLIDPVALAGVQDKLSAGMISLPVARAGKRYILKLNAPEFPHVVENELVMFRYAAKLRIPVSPVQVIRDVAGRPGLLVERFDRIPVPGGGANEVQRLAVEDGAQVLKLYPADKYNVGYGTVCRALADHCSAPLPALRNLAIQGAFAWLSGNGDLHAKNVSMVQLPHGEWTIAPVYDIPSTVVYGDKTLALTLNGKRSGISRRHFLAWAKDLGLTDRTATQVIELALKASGPLIADLDAGTAFAAAPSAPSAGRNDGGGSPFPDMVTRAWVKELKHRRRLLEG; encoded by the coding sequence ATGAAGCACCGCGTCGCCGACATCTACAAGGCGGGCGTTCTGGCCGCGAGGCTGGAACGGCACGACGGCGGCACCCGATTCAGCTACCTGCCGGCCTACCTCCAAAGCGGGGGGCCCGCCGTCGCCAGTTCCCTGCCGCTCACCAGCGAGCCGGTGCTCTCAGCGGCAGGTGCGGCGCCGCCGTATTTCACCGGGCTGCTGCCGGAGGGCCGCCGGCTCAATGCGCTGCGGCGCTCCATCAAGACCAGCGCCGACGACGACCTGTCCCTGCTCATCGCCGCCGGCGGAAACCCGGTGGGCGACGTACAGATCGTGGGTCACGGCGAACCGCTGGACCCGGACGAGCACGCCGTCGAACTGGACCCGAAGCTGCCCATGGACTTCGACCAGCTGCTGGGGGACCCGGACCTGATCGATCCCGTGGCCCTCGCCGGCGTGCAGGACAAGTTGTCCGCCGGCATGATCTCGCTCCCCGTGGCCAGGGCCGGCAAGCGCTACATCCTCAAGCTCAACGCGCCCGAGTTCCCGCACGTGGTGGAGAACGAGCTGGTGATGTTCCGGTATGCGGCCAAACTGCGCATCCCCGTGAGCCCTGTGCAGGTGATCCGGGACGTAGCGGGCCGGCCAGGGCTGTTGGTGGAGCGGTTTGACCGGATCCCCGTTCCCGGCGGAGGGGCCAACGAGGTCCAGCGGCTGGCGGTGGAGGACGGCGCTCAAGTGCTGAAGCTGTACCCGGCAGACAAGTACAACGTGGGGTACGGGACGGTGTGCCGGGCGCTGGCCGATCACTGTTCTGCACCGCTCCCCGCGCTCCGCAACCTCGCCATCCAGGGGGCATTCGCGTGGCTAAGCGGCAACGGGGACCTGCATGCCAAAAACGTCTCCATGGTCCAGCTGCCGCACGGGGAGTGGACCATCGCCCCCGTGTACGACATTCCCTCCACAGTGGTCTACGGCGACAAAACCCTGGCGTTGACGTTGAACGGAAAGCGGAGCGGCATCTCGCGCCGGCACTTCCTGGCCTGGGCCAAAGACCTTGGGCTCACGGACCGCACCGCCACGCAGGTGATCGAGCTCGCCCTGAAGGCATCAGGCCCGCTGATCGCCGATCTGGACGCCGGTACCGCCTTCGCCGCCGCGCCAAGTGCGCCAAGTGCGGGAAGGAACGACGGCGGCGGCTCACCCTTTCCGGACATGGTCACCAGGGCCTGGGTCAAGGAACTGAAACACCGCCGGAGGCTGCTGGAGGGCTGA
- a CDS encoding helix-turn-helix transcriptional regulator, translated as MADQLAGLLAAEVRSRRGQLGLTQRDLADMAGVSERFVRFVEQGKPSVQLDSLTAVLETLGLELRLATRTSQAVLTPGSPAAAAGSVKETQP; from the coding sequence ATGGCTGATCAACTCGCGGGCCTCCTGGCCGCTGAGGTCCGCTCGCGGCGCGGGCAGCTGGGCCTCACCCAGCGGGATCTTGCCGATATGGCCGGAGTCTCCGAACGCTTTGTCCGGTTCGTTGAACAGGGCAAGCCGAGTGTGCAGCTGGATTCGCTGACTGCGGTCCTGGAGACCTTGGGCCTCGAACTCCGGCTCGCCACCAGAACCAGCCAGGCAGTGCTCACTCCCGGCAGCCCCGCGGCTGCCGCAGGCAGCGTCAAAGAAACACAGCCATGA
- a CDS encoding thermonuclease family protein has protein sequence MKKLLVAPVAAAALVAGSVVVASAANADSGTVVRVIDGDTLVVSINNGDHTIRLLNIDTPETKDPAQPVECLGPQATEYLEGLLPKGTQVRLEFDAKRHDKYGRTLAGVFAPDGSLVNANIAREGLGIPVQFDGNIKFLPPVEAAYAEARAAKSGLFSDQVDCTIPARLAQTTEALEAVATAEPAATSANAGAAAAALVTQLAAAKALRAVIAAGKDAQRAIYWAGLTATVTAAYLSTLDSKVSAAEKKRDETVTLQGTLAAAEKKAHEDRLAAEAQAAAEKKAAEERAAAEKKAADDAAAAEAARQAEAERLRGLPAPAPYIPPAPQPYIPPAPAPYVPPATKYTGPRCYAPGGKSWRPC, from the coding sequence ATGAAGAAACTACTCGTCGCACCAGTCGCCGCGGCTGCGCTGGTGGCGGGCTCAGTGGTCGTCGCGTCTGCAGCGAATGCAGATTCCGGAACCGTGGTCCGGGTCATCGATGGTGACACCTTGGTGGTGTCGATAAATAACGGGGACCACACGATTCGGCTGCTCAATATAGACACCCCGGAGACGAAGGACCCCGCCCAGCCTGTCGAGTGCCTCGGCCCGCAGGCCACGGAATACTTGGAGGGCCTGCTGCCAAAAGGCACGCAGGTCAGGCTCGAGTTCGACGCCAAGCGCCACGACAAATACGGCCGGACTCTCGCTGGGGTTTTTGCGCCTGACGGATCACTTGTCAACGCCAACATAGCCCGGGAAGGTCTGGGCATCCCCGTGCAGTTCGACGGCAACATTAAGTTCCTGCCGCCGGTCGAAGCGGCGTACGCGGAGGCCAGGGCGGCCAAGAGCGGACTCTTTTCCGATCAGGTCGACTGCACGATACCTGCCCGGCTTGCGCAGACGACAGAGGCGCTCGAGGCCGTGGCAACAGCCGAGCCCGCAGCCACGTCAGCTAATGCCGGCGCGGCTGCGGCAGCACTAGTCACGCAACTGGCGGCCGCAAAGGCCCTCAGAGCAGTTATCGCCGCAGGCAAGGACGCCCAGAGGGCAATCTACTGGGCCGGCCTGACCGCCACCGTCACCGCGGCGTACCTTTCGACGCTGGATAGCAAGGTTTCAGCCGCAGAGAAGAAGCGGGACGAAACGGTGACGCTGCAAGGCACCCTCGCCGCAGCGGAGAAGAAGGCCCACGAGGACCGCCTGGCCGCAGAAGCGCAGGCTGCAGCAGAAAAGAAAGCTGCAGAGGAACGTGCGGCGGCTGAAAAGAAGGCGGCGGACGACGCGGCAGCAGCTGAAGCGGCCCGTCAGGCCGAAGCCGAGCGCCTGCGCGGGCTGCCGGCACCCGCACCCTACATCCCGCCGGCACCTCAACCGTACATTCCGCCCGCTCCCGCCCCTTATGTACCACCGGCCACGAAGTACACGGGCCCGCGCTGCTACGCACCGGGCGGGAAGAGCTGGCGACCCTGTTAG